In Gordonia sp. SL306, the genomic window ACGACGAGGTACTCGCCGGGGCCTGTGTCACACGTGAGGAGGCAAAGGCCTGATGTACAACGAACTTCTCGCGAACATCGCGATCCTGGTGCTGGCCGGGTTCGTGGGTTTCGCCGTGATCTCCAAGGTGCCCAACACCTTGCACACCCCGCTCATGTCGGGCACCAACGCCATCCACGGGATCGTCGTGCTCGGTGCACTGGTGGTCTTGGGCTCGTTGCCCGCCGACGCCAACTGGGGTGTGCGCATCATCGCGTTCGTCGCGCTGGTGTTCGGAACGCTCAACGTGGTCGGCGGCTTCGCGGTCACCGACCGCATGCTCGGCATGTTCAAGGGTAAGAAGGAGACCGCCAAGTGAGCACGATCAGCCTTGCTGCTCCGGTCGTGGCTGACATGATCGGCTCCGGTTCCGGACAGGTGTCCGAAGCGCTCGGCTACGGGGTCACCGTCCTCTACATCGTCGCGTTCTCGTTGTTCATCTACGGTCTGATGGGTCTGACCGGACCCAAAACCGCGGTGCGCGGCAACTGGATCGCCGCGACCGGTATGGGTATCGCGATCGTCGCGACCCTGCTG contains:
- a CDS encoding NAD(P) transhydrogenase subunit alpha, whose amino-acid sequence is MYNELLANIAILVLAGFVGFAVISKVPNTLHTPLMSGTNAIHGIVVLGALVVLGSLPADANWGVRIIAFVALVFGTLNVVGGFAVTDRMLGMFKGKKETAK